From one Polyodon spathula isolate WHYD16114869_AA unplaced genomic scaffold, ASM1765450v1 scaffolds_633, whole genome shotgun sequence genomic stretch:
- the ccn2b gene encoding CCN family member 2b, whose protein sequence is MFVKMIIEACLILLAVCMVEGDDCLLPCDCPSEAPLCPLGTSLVLDGCGCCKVCARQAGDPCSSLEPCDHHKELYCDYSILSDTETGICMAREGATCDLGGVIYRSGETFQPSCKHQCICMNGEIGCVPTCSNAVRLPSPDCPSPRRVKIPGKCCEDWVCSQDQGGDPFQAAMAVYREVPAYGQELESPRDNCIVQTTEWSECSKSCGMGISERVTNDNEQCQLEKQSRVCMIRPCDAPQEKSIKKGKKCVRTPKSQKAMRFELSGCTSTQVYKPKFCGVCTDGRCCTPHTTGTIEVEFMCPEGDTFLKKMMFIRTCSCHHDCPRDNDIFLSTHHRRMIGDYEN, encoded by the exons ATGTTTGTGAAAATGATCATTGAAGCGTGCCTTATTCTACTGGCTGTCTGCATG GTGGAAGGCGACGATTGCTTGCTGCCCTGTGACTGCCCCTCAGAAGCTCCCCTCTGCCCGCTGGGCACCAGTCTGGTCCTGGACGGGTGTGGCTGCTGTAAGGTGTGTGCCAGGCAAGCGGGGGATCCCTGCTCCAGCCTGGAGCCCTGTGACCACCACAAGGAGCTGTACTGTGACTACAGCATCTTGAGTGACACTGAGACTGGCATCTGCATGG CCCGTGAAGGAGCCACATGTGACCTGGGAGGGGTGATCTACCGTAGCGGCGAGACTTTCCAGCCCAGCTGCAAGCACCAGTGCATCTGCATGAACGGGGAGATCGGCTGCGTGCCCACCTGCAGCAACGCGGTCCGTCTGCCCTCTCCCGACTGCCCCTCCCCGCGCCGGGTCAAGATCCCAGGCAAGTGCTGTGAGGACTGGGTGTGCAGCCAGGACCAGGGGGGTGATCCCTTCCAGGCAGCCATGGCAG TGTATCGCGAGGTGCCAGCCTACGGGCAGGAGCTGGAGAGCCCGCGGGATAACTGCATCGTCCAGACGACGGAGTGGAGCGAGTGCTCCAAGAGCTGCGGCATGGGCATCTCCGAGCGCGTAACCAACGACAACGAGCAGTGCCAGCTGGAGAAGCAGAGTCGCGTGTGCATGATCCGCCCCTGCGACGCCCCCCAGGAGAAGAGCATCAAG AAGGGAAAGAAGTGTGTGCGCACTCCGAAGTCCCAGAAGGCCATGCGGTTCGAGCTGTCTGGCTGCACCAGTACGCAGGTGTACAAGCCCAAGTTCTGCGGGGTGTGCACGGACGGGCGCTGCTGCACGCCCCACACCACGGGCACCATCGAGGTGGAGTTCATGTGCCCCGAAGGGGACACCTTCCTCAAGAAGATGATGTTCATCAGGACCTGCTCCTGCCACCACGACTGCCCCCGCGACAACGACATCTTCCTGTCCACCCACCACCGCAGGATGATCGGAGACTACGAGAACTGA